The following proteins come from a genomic window of Yinghuangia sp. ASG 101:
- a CDS encoding type IV secretory system conjugative DNA transfer family protein: protein MPLGRNLSSGASVCCDPISWFQRASLILNPSEFVLGKPGLGKSTVVRRQALGLAGYGVNPLVFGDLKPDYVDLIRGLGGQVISLGRGRGRLNVLDPGEAAGAALRLTGEARRALLADSRGRRLNAVASLLTIVRGHPITDREDTNLNVCLKVLDTRHDGIPVMPDLLRVIREAPEDVRAAALDRGDVNRYRDVTEGLEASLVGLLGDGRLGDMFAHATTEPMRRDLPVCFDVSSIDDSETHLQGAALLACWSYGFGSVAVAQALADAGLEPQRHYFVILDELWRVLRTGRGLVDRVDALTRINRQRGVGLAMITHTMSDLLALPAEEDRMKAKGFAERAGMVICGGPPKAEMSDLTQVVGMTTAEQRLITGWATPPAWDSARGDAPPPGLGNFMIKVGGRPGVPVHVELTAAERDIHNTNRRWSHGQG from the coding sequence GTGCCGCTCGGGCGGAACCTGTCCAGTGGCGCGTCGGTGTGCTGCGATCCCATCAGCTGGTTCCAGCGCGCGTCTTTGATCCTCAACCCGAGTGAATTCGTCTTGGGGAAACCGGGTCTGGGCAAGTCGACCGTGGTCCGCAGACAAGCCCTCGGGCTCGCCGGCTATGGGGTGAACCCGCTGGTCTTCGGAGACCTCAAGCCCGACTACGTGGATCTGATCCGGGGCCTCGGCGGTCAAGTGATCTCCCTGGGTCGCGGCCGGGGCAGACTGAACGTCCTGGATCCCGGCGAAGCCGCCGGCGCGGCACTCAGGTTGACCGGCGAGGCACGCAGAGCGCTTCTCGCCGACTCCCGCGGCCGCCGGTTGAACGCCGTCGCGTCCCTGTTGACCATCGTGCGCGGCCATCCGATCACCGATCGCGAGGACACCAATCTCAACGTGTGCCTGAAGGTGCTCGACACCCGGCACGACGGAATCCCGGTGATGCCCGACCTGCTGCGGGTCATCCGCGAAGCCCCCGAGGACGTGCGGGCCGCGGCACTGGACCGCGGAGACGTCAACCGTTACCGGGACGTCACCGAGGGTCTCGAGGCATCCCTCGTCGGGCTCCTGGGCGACGGGCGCCTCGGAGACATGTTCGCGCACGCCACGACCGAACCCATGCGACGCGACTTGCCGGTGTGCTTCGACGTCTCCAGCATCGACGACTCCGAAACCCACCTGCAAGGCGCCGCACTGCTCGCCTGCTGGAGCTACGGATTCGGATCGGTTGCCGTCGCCCAGGCACTTGCGGACGCCGGACTGGAGCCCCAACGCCACTACTTCGTCATCCTCGACGAACTGTGGCGCGTACTGCGCACCGGCCGCGGACTCGTCGACCGCGTGGACGCGCTGACCCGCATCAACCGCCAGCGGGGAGTGGGACTGGCGATGATCACACACACCATGTCCGATCTGCTCGCGCTGCCCGCCGAAGAAGACCGTATGAAAGCCAAAGGCTTCGCCGAACGCGCCGGGATGGTGATCTGCGGCGGGCCGCCGAAGGCCGAGATGTCCGACCTCACCCAAGTCGTCGGGATGACCACGGCCGAGCAGCGCCTGATCACCGGATGGGCGACACCACCTGCCTGGGACAGCGCGCGCGGCGACGCCCCGCCACCCGGCCTCGGCAACTTCATGATCAAGGTCGGCGGACGACCGGGCGTCCCAGTGCACGTTGAACTGACCGCAGCCGAACGGGACATCCACAACACCAACCGCAGGTGGAGCCATGGGCAGGGCTAG
- a CDS encoding integrase core domain-containing protein translates to MLDALEMAIWQRDRDQRPVLPGELAHHSDTGSQYTSFRLAEHLDEAGIAASIGSVGDAYDNALMESTIGPFKTELIKPRRPWKTLSDVELATAEYVDWYNHHRLHGEIGHVPPVEYENNHYRETTKPQVTTTNRDLYRPRNGSSSSAAHCVDLPRIVESRADQGDEYDCERGCFGPVVAAVGRRVDSPRPIRGQRGVGRPAHFDCGCGHHCGVHAVFGPAQPVGSGTGPRRGGDHPRQVLGRQPRCGTEHRIVP, encoded by the coding sequence GTGCTCGACGCGCTGGAGATGGCGATCTGGCAGCGTGATCGCGACCAACGGCCGGTGCTGCCCGGCGAGTTGGCACATCACTCGGATACCGGATCGCAGTACACGAGTTTCCGGCTCGCCGAGCATCTGGACGAGGCCGGAATCGCCGCCTCGATCGGATCGGTCGGCGACGCCTACGACAACGCACTCATGGAGTCCACGATCGGGCCGTTCAAGACCGAGCTGATCAAACCCCGCCGGCCATGGAAGACGCTGTCCGACGTCGAACTCGCCACCGCCGAATACGTCGACTGGTACAACCACCACCGACTCCACGGTGAAATAGGCCACGTCCCGCCCGTCGAATACGAGAACAACCACTACCGCGAAACCACGAAACCCCAGGTCACAACCACCAACCGGGATCTCTACCGACCCCGGAACGGTTCAAGCTCATCCGCTGCTCATTGTGTGGACCTTCCAAGGATCGTCGAGAGTCGTGCGGACCAAGGTGATGAATATGACTGTGAGCGTGGATGCTTCGGTCCAGTTGTCGCGGCCGTGGGGCGTCGTGTTGACAGTCCACGCCCGATACGCGGTCAACGTGGAGTCGGACGGCCGGCCCATTTCGACTGCGGGTGCGGCCATCACTGTGGTGTACACGCGGTGTTCGGCCCAGCGCAGCCAGTCGGCTCCGGGACCGGACCGCGGCGGGGTGGCGATCACCCGCGCCAGGTACTCGGTCGACAGCCACGGTGCGGTACGGAGCATCGCATCGTGCCATGA
- a CDS encoding SCO6880 family protein yields the protein MVFEAVVSSSESPSWADLAAWTEQWERALHLAGRSGRAKAATVTLESAEATDHDAAVVRVRVGLSLVPAQRDELGSTAETGSLIPRLSGALSVLGSGGARPVRAAGLAETVRMAYDPTVVGFITESRLGAGSRLTWRDATAAHVREAWDHVAHDGAVSVSWMLADRDGFDAPIVAADWLSPHSMTVRRRVGLLYRWDRSGGLERLGLVATATALGKSALQSADSTALAVSGAQRLSLRRAYGAQAPAFAAALPLGLEVPGDLRLPLPVRAWQQSRSAKARRGRTFARGARSAR from the coding sequence GTGGTGTTCGAGGCCGTGGTCAGCTCGTCCGAGTCTCCGTCATGGGCGGACCTCGCGGCGTGGACCGAGCAATGGGAACGAGCACTTCACCTGGCCGGGCGGTCCGGTCGTGCCAAGGCCGCCACCGTGACCTTGGAGTCGGCCGAGGCAACGGACCACGACGCAGCCGTCGTTCGCGTACGGGTGGGGCTCAGTCTGGTCCCGGCCCAGCGAGACGAGTTGGGCAGCACGGCAGAGACGGGATCGTTGATTCCCAGGCTGTCAGGAGCGCTGTCGGTGCTCGGCTCCGGCGGGGCGCGACCCGTCCGTGCGGCTGGACTCGCGGAAACCGTGCGCATGGCGTACGACCCAACCGTAGTCGGCTTCATCACCGAGTCGCGCCTCGGTGCGGGGTCCAGACTGACTTGGCGCGACGCGACCGCGGCGCACGTCCGCGAGGCGTGGGACCACGTCGCTCACGACGGTGCGGTATCGGTCAGTTGGATGCTGGCGGATCGGGACGGCTTCGATGCGCCCATCGTCGCCGCGGACTGGCTGAGCCCGCACTCCATGACTGTGCGGCGCCGGGTCGGGCTGCTGTACCGGTGGGACCGATCCGGCGGCTTGGAAAGGCTTGGTCTGGTCGCCACGGCCACTGCGCTGGGTAAGTCTGCGCTGCAGTCGGCCGACTCCACAGCGCTGGCCGTGTCCGGAGCACAACGGTTGTCGCTCCGGCGCGCCTACGGTGCGCAGGCACCCGCGTTCGCCGCTGCGCTGCCCCTCGGCTTGGAGGTGCCGGGGGATCTGCGGCTGCCCCTGCCGGTCAGAGCCTGGCAGCAGTCGCGGTCGGCCAAGGCGCGACGCGGACGGACATTCGCTCGAGGCGCGAGGAGTGCGCGATGA
- a CDS encoding DUF4913 domain-containing protein: MKDEYEYEYEAEAPSRAKESVDDGGDRPGAGLMFTRLDTFVGDYLAAVVERRLSNGTLLWCPEWWQHPEAIARLTSVWRAFEHLRGDPALGLSTWWLNHADPHLRHLMDPDYGPFAACDPNVGHTEFPLGPLPVSPAPPGMWNHPAFDATLTDEDNGGA; this comes from the coding sequence ATGAAGGACGAGTACGAGTACGAGTACGAAGCCGAAGCACCTTCACGCGCAAAAGAATCGGTGGACGACGGCGGTGACAGGCCCGGCGCCGGTCTGATGTTCACGCGGCTCGACACTTTTGTCGGTGACTACTTGGCCGCTGTCGTGGAGCGGCGCCTCAGCAACGGCACACTGCTGTGGTGCCCGGAATGGTGGCAACACCCCGAGGCAATCGCGCGGCTGACCTCGGTATGGCGGGCATTCGAACACCTTCGCGGTGACCCGGCATTGGGGCTGTCGACCTGGTGGCTCAACCACGCGGACCCTCACCTTCGGCACTTGATGGACCCTGACTACGGTCCGTTCGCGGCCTGTGATCCAAACGTCGGCCACACCGAGTTTCCCCTGGGACCGCTGCCCGTGAGCCCCGCGCCCCCGGGGATGTGGAACCACCCGGCGTTCGACGCCACACTCACCGACGAAGACAACGGCGGTGCGTAG
- a CDS encoding SCO6880 family protein has product MPDTDIRTYGNWRKPSSPGIGRLGLGGSLLVLAALGLVIVTMMVSTMLALFIAVVATMAVVPLMMRDKHGRSGLQWVGSRLAWLWGSSQGQHLYQAGVLGRIPGSVSPLPGIGATLELFEAEDAYGQPFALTHCPATRTYTVVLETSADGASLVDSEQVDLWVAHWGRWLAVLAHEPRLAAASATIETAPDTGVRLRREVVGNLDPSAPQVAQEVLHDIVQDYPVGSAEITSRIALTYVSEGTEGDDEVSVAEMAEEIALRLPGLAEDLAMTGAGMATPMTAHELTEAVRFAYDPAAALLAESHGADPLPLSWDEVGPVGAYEAVDHYRHDGAFSITWSMTEAPRGEVFSSVLNRLVAPHPDIVRKRVTLLYRPHSPAEAARLVERDRKDALFKAQQARIEQARDSVELMAADQSASEEATGAGLVRFGLLVTATVLDEAALAPAAAAVGNLAAGARVLLRRAYGAQASTFAGALPLGLVLAEHLRIPQRLRNAM; this is encoded by the coding sequence ATGCCCGACACTGACATCCGTACCTACGGAAACTGGCGTAAGCCCAGTTCACCGGGCATCGGTCGACTTGGACTCGGCGGATCGCTCCTCGTGCTTGCCGCATTGGGACTGGTCATCGTCACCATGATGGTCTCCACCATGCTGGCGTTGTTCATTGCCGTCGTCGCGACCATGGCTGTTGTCCCCCTGATGATGCGGGACAAGCACGGCCGCAGCGGGCTGCAATGGGTCGGCTCGCGGTTGGCCTGGCTTTGGGGCTCGTCGCAGGGCCAACACCTGTACCAGGCCGGCGTATTGGGTCGGATTCCGGGGAGTGTCAGTCCGCTGCCGGGCATCGGGGCGACTCTTGAACTCTTCGAGGCCGAGGACGCCTACGGACAACCGTTCGCCTTGACGCACTGCCCTGCCACGCGCACTTACACAGTGGTGCTTGAGACGAGCGCGGATGGGGCCTCGTTGGTCGACTCGGAACAGGTCGACCTCTGGGTCGCTCATTGGGGCCGTTGGCTGGCGGTTCTCGCCCATGAACCCCGGCTCGCAGCCGCCTCCGCGACGATTGAGACAGCGCCGGACACCGGCGTCCGACTGCGCCGGGAGGTCGTCGGCAACCTGGATCCGTCAGCGCCCCAGGTCGCCCAGGAGGTGTTGCACGACATTGTGCAGGACTACCCCGTTGGCTCGGCGGAGATCACCTCACGAATCGCACTGACCTACGTGAGCGAGGGCACCGAAGGGGACGACGAAGTCAGTGTGGCCGAGATGGCCGAGGAGATTGCGCTGCGTCTTCCGGGGCTGGCCGAGGATCTCGCCATGACCGGTGCCGGCATGGCGACTCCGATGACGGCACACGAACTCACCGAAGCGGTCCGGTTCGCGTATGACCCCGCGGCAGCTCTCCTGGCTGAGAGCCATGGCGCGGATCCCCTGCCGTTGTCGTGGGACGAGGTCGGACCCGTCGGCGCCTACGAGGCGGTCGACCATTACCGGCACGATGGCGCATTCTCCATCACATGGTCGATGACCGAAGCGCCGCGCGGCGAGGTTTTTTCTTCGGTGCTCAATCGCCTCGTTGCCCCGCATCCCGACATCGTGCGCAAACGGGTGACCCTGCTGTATCGGCCGCATAGTCCCGCTGAGGCTGCTCGCCTGGTCGAACGCGACCGCAAGGACGCGTTGTTCAAGGCCCAGCAGGCACGTATCGAACAGGCCAGGGACTCGGTGGAACTCATGGCCGCGGATCAGTCCGCAAGCGAGGAGGCGACCGGGGCCGGGCTGGTGCGTTTCGGGCTGCTGGTAACCGCCACGGTCCTGGACGAAGCCGCACTCGCGCCCGCTGCCGCGGCGGTCGGCAACCTCGCTGCGGGCGCCCGTGTGCTTCTGCGACGGGCGTACGGCGCGCAGGCGTCGACGTTTGCCGGCGCGCTGCCGTTGGGCCTGGTGCTCGCCGAGCATCTGCGAATTCCGCAGCGCCTGCGCAACGCCATGTAG
- a CDS encoding type IV secretory system conjugative DNA transfer family protein, with protein sequence MSATNRRRGPGDVHAEAVLGIAVTVFVFGGLFTVWAAAAIGAEASGQPAPHGFAPIMCVRLAVGEYAWPGAAATVAVVLLIATYAAIAALVIYKVRRRPDVEVDRAAPYLAQRKDLRNFSTQVVRERARRFGLPNEAAPGVYVGRSVPHGHDIWGSWEDMHVDIWGPRTGKTSTRAIPNIVAAPGACVVTSNKRDIVDATRLSRERHGKVWVFDPQQQANEPATWWWDPLGYVDGSIVRAVKMAGRFTSVVRPEHARADAYFEPAAEELVANYLLAASVAGVPITEVYYWLTRPRDRTAMRILRRGGHDLSADAVEGVCSSPDRQRAGVFGTAQQMLSFLTAPSVTRWVTPGDGPVRPRFDVGEFIREGRDTLYLLSEETNKMAAPLVLALTAALAEGAENTATASPGGRLPTPMLFVLDEAANICPWKALPDKYSHFGSRGIVMMTILQSWAQGTAAWGEGGMAKLWGAANIRVYGGGVFDMKFLSDLSKTSGVFEPETLATSRKSTQLIGGTVNRASRSEPVLDEHDLAAMPRGRMFVQISGAKPVLARSVPWWEGPAAEEVRASLDRYEPSAAEIVPPTTVTATP encoded by the coding sequence GTGAGCGCGACCAATCGCAGGCGTGGCCCCGGTGATGTGCACGCGGAAGCCGTTCTCGGTATCGCCGTCACCGTCTTCGTGTTCGGCGGCCTGTTCACCGTGTGGGCAGCCGCGGCCATCGGTGCCGAAGCAAGCGGACAACCCGCGCCGCACGGATTTGCGCCCATTATGTGTGTGCGTCTGGCCGTTGGTGAATACGCCTGGCCGGGTGCCGCCGCCACGGTGGCCGTTGTCCTGCTGATCGCGACGTACGCGGCCATAGCGGCTTTGGTCATCTACAAGGTGCGTCGACGCCCCGATGTAGAGGTTGACCGTGCCGCGCCCTACCTGGCCCAGCGCAAGGACCTGCGAAACTTCTCAACCCAGGTCGTACGCGAGCGGGCCCGCCGCTTCGGCCTGCCCAACGAGGCAGCGCCTGGTGTTTACGTAGGGCGCAGTGTGCCGCACGGCCATGACATCTGGGGCTCCTGGGAGGACATGCACGTCGACATCTGGGGGCCGCGCACCGGCAAGACATCCACGCGCGCGATCCCCAACATCGTCGCCGCGCCCGGTGCCTGCGTGGTGACATCGAACAAGCGGGACATCGTGGACGCGACCCGTCTCAGCCGGGAACGCCACGGGAAGGTATGGGTATTCGACCCCCAGCAGCAGGCCAACGAGCCCGCCACCTGGTGGTGGGATCCCCTCGGCTACGTCGACGGCAGTATCGTCCGCGCGGTCAAGATGGCAGGTCGCTTCACCTCGGTCGTGCGCCCGGAACACGCCCGCGCCGACGCCTACTTCGAGCCGGCAGCCGAGGAGCTCGTCGCCAATTACCTGCTTGCCGCGTCGGTGGCCGGAGTGCCGATCACGGAGGTCTACTACTGGCTGACCAGGCCGCGGGACCGCACGGCAATGCGAATCCTGCGTCGCGGCGGACACGACCTGTCCGCGGACGCGGTGGAAGGCGTCTGCAGTTCACCCGACCGCCAGCGCGCCGGAGTCTTCGGTACCGCACAGCAGATGCTGTCCTTCCTCACCGCGCCGTCCGTGACGCGTTGGGTTACGCCAGGAGACGGTCCGGTTCGGCCGAGATTCGACGTCGGCGAGTTCATTCGCGAGGGACGCGACACCCTGTACCTGTTGTCGGAAGAGACGAACAAGATGGCAGCACCGCTCGTGCTGGCCTTGACCGCGGCGCTCGCCGAAGGGGCCGAGAACACAGCCACCGCATCACCCGGCGGGCGGCTGCCCACGCCCATGCTGTTCGTCCTGGACGAGGCGGCGAACATCTGCCCATGGAAGGCGCTGCCCGACAAGTACTCGCACTTCGGATCGCGCGGCATTGTCATGATGACAATCCTGCAATCGTGGGCCCAGGGTACGGCAGCCTGGGGGGAAGGCGGTATGGCGAAGCTGTGGGGCGCCGCCAACATCCGTGTGTACGGCGGCGGCGTCTTCGACATGAAGTTCCTGAGCGACCTGTCCAAGACGTCCGGCGTCTTTGAACCGGAAACCCTCGCGACCAGCCGCAAGAGCACCCAACTGATCGGCGGCACGGTCAACCGGGCCTCCCGCTCCGAGCCCGTATTGGACGAGCACGACCTGGCGGCGATGCCTCGGGGTCGGATGTTCGTGCAGATCAGCGGTGCCAAGCCCGTGCTTGCCAGGAGCGTGCCGTGGTGGGAGGGACCAGCGGCCGAGGAGGTCCGTGCCTCCCTGGATCGCTACGAGCCGTCGGCGGCGGAGATCGTACCGCCCACAACCGTCACGGCAACCCCATGA
- a CDS encoding C40 family peptidase: protein MVSLLALAPLVGCGAWKEVIQDRADELARQGAEKLADGLSPVALHETPSELHPLIQRYGTNAPCDLVTPALLAAQLHQESGARVDTPPSHAGAQGIAQFMPATWAVHGIDANGDGERNIYDPEDAIASQAAYDCSVARSVRNVPGDPIDNMLAAYNAGPGAVIAADGVPDIDETRNYVRNIRAKMEAYAQSTVVPVAAGAGRATILGAEIVRQAESQLGLPYVWGGGDQKGKTRGGFDCSGLVLYAVYQAKRAVGVTPNEVMPHYTGLQVKLPDAVEVPRLTDMQPGDAIYIYHSQDTSSVDPHHVVIYTGIQVGNDYQIVEAPRTGLLVRRAELLRQYGGEGMEIRRFGSGSIAA, encoded by the coding sequence ATGGTGAGTCTCCTGGCGCTCGCCCCCCTCGTCGGCTGTGGTGCGTGGAAGGAAGTCATTCAGGACCGAGCCGACGAATTGGCCAGGCAGGGTGCGGAGAAGTTGGCCGACGGCCTCAGCCCCGTGGCCCTTCATGAGACCCCCTCGGAACTGCACCCACTTATCCAGCGCTATGGCACCAATGCCCCCTGCGACTTGGTCACCCCGGCCCTACTCGCCGCGCAGCTCCACCAAGAGTCCGGCGCCCGGGTCGACACACCGCCCAGTCACGCGGGCGCGCAGGGCATAGCACAGTTCATGCCGGCCACCTGGGCCGTCCACGGCATCGACGCGAACGGTGACGGGGAACGCAACATCTATGACCCCGAAGACGCCATCGCCTCACAGGCGGCGTATGACTGCTCGGTCGCACGGTCGGTGCGGAATGTGCCCGGTGACCCGATCGACAACATGCTCGCCGCATACAACGCGGGCCCGGGCGCCGTCATCGCCGCGGATGGCGTGCCGGATATCGACGAAACGCGCAACTACGTCCGCAACATTAGGGCGAAGATGGAGGCCTACGCGCAGTCGACGGTGGTTCCGGTCGCTGCCGGGGCCGGGCGCGCCACCATACTCGGCGCCGAGATTGTCCGTCAAGCCGAAAGCCAGCTCGGCCTGCCGTACGTCTGGGGTGGAGGCGACCAAAAAGGTAAGACCCGTGGAGGCTTCGACTGTTCGGGACTGGTGCTCTACGCGGTGTACCAGGCAAAGCGCGCAGTCGGAGTAACCCCCAATGAGGTGATGCCGCATTACACAGGACTCCAAGTCAAGCTGCCAGACGCGGTGGAGGTACCCCGCCTGACAGACATGCAGCCCGGCGACGCCATCTACATCTACCACTCGCAGGACACATCATCTGTGGATCCTCACCACGTCGTGATCTACACCGGAATCCAAGTAGGCAACGACTACCAGATCGTCGAGGCACCACGTACCGGGCTGCTGGTGCGCCGGGCTGAACTCCTCAGGCAATACGGGGGAGAAGGCATGGAGATACGGAGGTTCGGTTCGGGGAGCATTGCCGCATGA